In candidate division KSB1 bacterium, the DNA window TTACAATCGCAATGATTACATCGACTTGCTCCGCCAGACTTTTCAACGAATCCGCAACTGAAGCACCCGCATTCTTTACGGGTACGGTTTTCTCAGTCGTACGATTCCAAACCGTGACTTGAAATCCTGCCTTGAGAAGATTCAAAGACATGGATTTTCCCATGATGCCTAAGCCCACAAAACCAATTTTCATTCTTCTTTTATTTATGATAGAATAGAAGCGAGGTTGGGAAAACTGTATGGAACGGTCGCGACCGTTCCATACGCCGCTTTCCTATGCTTAAGATTTGTAAGAGTATATAAATATCAAATAAAATTATCAACGAGTTTTTTTGAAATAAAAAAAGCCCCGCATTGACGGAGCTTGAAAAGAAGTTTCTGTCCTACTACTAAAATCTTAATGATCGGAAATTGTATATTGTTGCTGTGACATAAAATTAAATAGAAAAGTGTATTTTTTTGTCAAGGGCCTGGTAATTTCATAGCATTTATTTTCAGGGTTGTTTGGACTGGTATCATATTTAAAAATCGTTGAAAAGGGAAGCCTGTATTCCAAAATAGCGTTCTTTGACTCGACTTTGATTAGTCTGGGCAAAGTCAATTGCTTCGTCAAATCTTCACTTTGATTTATATTGAGGGCGCGGGTTGTAGAATCTATTTTCACAGCTTCTGAAGTATTGGACTCATCTGTTCGATCTTGAGCGAGCAGGCATTGATTGGAAACCAAAACTAATAAGAGGAGGAAGATTTTCTTGGTAAATGAGATCATCAATTAAACCGCGTGTTTGGCACTATACTATGTTTAACATTTTAAGTTGTAGGACTATTCCCCGGGAAATTCAAGTTCCAAATTTACAAAACCCAAAAACCAAATCCGGCATACAATATTTTAATCAAGAATCGAGAAGAGCTTGTTTTCTTCTTTCATAATCTTTTCAATATCCGCTATTTCGCGCGGTGCTTTGTGTGAAAGCAGCTTGTGTCCATCTTCGGTTACAAGCACATCGTCCTCAATTCTAACCCCGATATTCCAGTATGCTTTATCTATCTCAGCGCCTTCAGAAATATAAATTCCAGGCTCCACGGTTATCACCATTCCGGGCTGCAGCGGACCCCGATCGCCCACATCGTGGGTATCGAGACCGAGATAATGGCTTGTGCCGTGATTAAAATATTTAGCATAACCGGCCTCTTCAATGACTTTTTTAGCAACCTTGTGAACATCCCGGAAAGGGACTCCCGGCTTTACTGCAGCAATTGCTTCTTTTTGAGCCCGCAAGACTATTTCATAAATCTCTTTTTGCTCTTTTAAAAATTTACCGTTTGCTGGAATCGTACGCGTAATATCGGCGGAGTATCCTTGAAATTCCGCGCCGATGTCAATCACAACTAAATCACCTTTGGCTAATTGGCGGCGATTTTTCCAATGATGCAAAATTGTTGAATTCGGTCCGGAACCTACAATCGAAGGGAAGGCCGGATACTCGGCCCCATGATACTTGAAGACATATTCGATAATCGCTTCCAACTGGTATTCATACATTTCAGGTTTGGCGGCACGCATGGCTGCCAGATGCGCTTCGCCGGTGATGTCAATTGCTTTTTGCAATAATCGCAATTCAGCAGACGATTTTATCTGGCGCAAACCGGATAATATTTTATTTGGGGATTTGACCTTGAGTCCGTCAAATTTTTTTTTGAAAAATTTCTTCGCTTTCTGAGCAATAAAATATCGCTGGTTGCTAACTGTATCATACAAGAACTCAACCGGAAAGGAGTACAGAAGTTCTTTTCTCCCGGTTAAAAACTTACCCAGCAGTTTTCCAAAATCACCGTATTCTTTGACTACTTCAAACCCGAGTTCATTTTTGGCTCGTTCCATGGAAATTGTTTTTCCTAAGAAAGAGGCCATGCGAGAATTACCCCTTGGAACAAACAATACTTCACTGGACTTCACACTATCGATGTCAACACCGCCTTTAACAAGCACGAGGGCAACATTGTGGTCAGTGATTCCGGTTAAGTAGTATAGATTATTATCCTGGCGGTACTCGTACTCAACATCGTTGGATCGGGTTTTCAACAGCGCGGCATGAAAGATTGCAACCGAGCTGTCGGGCATCTGCTCCAAAACCGCCGCTCTCCTCCGTGCAAATTCTTCGGGCGGGATTGCCAAATCTTGCGCCAAAACGA includes these proteins:
- a CDS encoding aminopeptidase P N-terminal domain-containing protein, coding for MKSSSVARVLFFFIIAVCQFTLVLAQDLAIPPEEFARRRAAVLEQMPDSSVAIFHAALLKTRSNDVEYEYRQDNNLYYLTGITDHNVALVLVKGGVDIDSVKSSEVLFVPRGNSRMASFLGKTISMERAKNELGFEVVKEYGDFGKLLGKFLTGRKELLYSFPVEFLYDTVSNQRYFIAQKAKKFFKKKFDGLKVKSPNKILSGLRQIKSSAELRLLQKAIDITGEAHLAAMRAAKPEMYEYQLEAIIEYVFKYHGAEYPAFPSIVGSGPNSTILHHWKNRRQLAKGDLVVIDIGAEFQGYSADITRTIPANGKFLKEQKEIYEIVLRAQKEAIAAVKPGVPFRDVHKVAKKVIEEAGYAKYFNHGTSHYLGLDTHDVGDRGPLQPGMVITVEPGIYISEGAEIDKAYWNIGVRIEDDVLVTEDGHKLLSHKAPREIADIEKIMKEENKLFSILD